A window of the Mesotoga prima MesG1.Ag.4.2 genome harbors these coding sequences:
- a CDS encoding ATP-binding protein, whose protein sequence is MFFTYSTHLAAGIAIEAVNMGDTVAFITAPSLKIGDFKTVCEKVQECSGVDLLVIDDLSNETENKMTTDKIFELINHRYEQGAGTIITSNLNLTDFDSTVGARIFSRLGERTAIMRLEGVGSYREKKRERYVAWTKQPLEDQGPAER, encoded by the coding sequence ATCTTCTTTACATACTCGACTCACCTCGCAGCGGGAATAGCGATAGAGGCGGTCAATATGGGAGACACAGTCGCTTTCATAACGGCCCCGTCTCTTAAGATCGGGGACTTCAAGACTGTTTGCGAGAAGGTACAGGAGTGTTCGGGGGTAGACCTTCTCGTTATTGACGACCTCAGCAACGAGACGGAAAACAAGATGACGACCGACAAGATATTCGAACTGATAAACCACAGGTATGAACAGGGAGCGGGAACGATAATAACCTCCAACCTGAATTTGACAGATTTCGACTCAACCGTTGGGGCAAGGATCTTCAGCAGACTGGGCGAGAGAACAGCGATCATGAGGCTGGAAGGAGTCGGCTCTTACCGGGAGAAGAAGAGGGAGAGATATGTGGCGTGGACGAAACAACCGCTGGAAGATCAAGGACCCGCTGAACGCTGA
- a CDS encoding four helix bundle protein, whose protein sequence is MSFGFKNLEVWKVSKSFAKDVYELTSSFTSDEKFGLVAQLRRAAISVMSNIAEGAGRKHKKEFDHFLYLARGSLNEALAQLEISFEFGYLNRDQLDLIEKKAESINRMLWKLSKSLEKSEDR, encoded by the coding sequence ATGTCGTTTGGTTTCAAGAATCTGGAAGTATGGAAAGTAAGCAAGTCCTTCGCAAAGGATGTGTATGAATTGACTTCATCCTTCACTTCAGATGAGAAGTTTGGTCTTGTCGCTCAGTTAAGAAGGGCAGCGATTTCAGTTATGTCGAATATAGCCGAAGGAGCTGGGCGGAAACACAAGAAAGAGTTTGACCATTTTCTCTATCTTGCCCGCGGTTCGTTGAATGAGGCACTTGCTCAGTTGGAGATTTCCTTTGAGTTTGGCTATCTGAATCGAGATCAGCTTGATCTAATCGAGAAGAAGGCCGAAAGCATTAATAGAATGCTCTGGAAACTCTCTAAGTCTCTTGAAAAATCGGAGGACCGATGA
- a CDS encoding tetratricopeptide repeat protein has protein sequence MEDRIAKTLALLLDGRWNEAFKLYHEIINDLSKEKSVPETVENTKDSQTSSKTEEAVSVVSEFERWPTLNDEELWDLGHIAYLFDDTETAESLIEEHYSRKPNDIEGMVFLGMIYKKRNKPYKSELMYRAALSEDKDNMKAVEELVYLYLETERPLDALAWVQKLLRLDPRTPKNYFLAGKALEKLDREEQSRRYIIASMILDQSSSFRGSLQSFYEDRLGESITIADLFDGKEVIEEWVGKNRHAVDRSPFSEFEHQESY, from the coding sequence ATGGAAGACAGAATAGCCAAGACTTTGGCTTTGCTTCTGGATGGAAGATGGAATGAGGCGTTTAAACTTTATCACGAGATAATAAACGATCTCTCAAAGGAGAAGAGTGTTCCGGAAACAGTTGAAAACACAAAGGACAGTCAAACCTCTTCGAAGACTGAAGAGGCGGTATCTGTCGTGAGTGAATTTGAGCGATGGCCCACACTGAACGATGAAGAGCTGTGGGATCTCGGTCATATCGCTTATCTCTTCGATGACACAGAGACGGCAGAATCTCTTATAGAGGAGCATTACTCAAGAAAACCGAACGACATAGAGGGGATGGTATTCCTCGGAATGATCTACAAGAAGAGAAACAAGCCTTACAAATCCGAACTGATGTACAGGGCTGCACTTTCGGAAGATAAAGACAACATGAAAGCTGTGGAAGAGCTTGTTTATCTTTACCTCGAAACCGAGAGGCCTCTCGACGCCCTAGCCTGGGTACAGAAGTTACTGAGACTCGATCCCCGGACTCCGAAAAATTACTTTCTTGCAGGCAAGGCGCTTGAGAAACTTGACAGGGAAGAGCAAAGCAGAAGATACATTATCGCCAGTATGATCCTCGATCAATCGAGCTCTTTCAGGGGAAGTCTGCAGAGCTTCTACGAAGACAGACTCGGGGAATCAATCACCATAGCCGATCTCTTCGACGGAAAGGAGGTTATTGAGGAATGGGTGGGAAAAAACCGGCACGCGGTTGACCGTTCTCCGTTCTCCGAGTTCGAACACCAGGAGAGCTATTGA
- a CDS encoding helix-turn-helix domain-containing protein — MANKRSSSFGEFLDQIAKTYNVEDSLAIGRIKGQVASQLMSYRKERGLSQKQLGELLGFKQPYVSNIERGEENLSLETLVKISACLKGRLNVDLGITDRKTKITKEVIKYVPIYIPVISVQNNESSFCWKPSEAA, encoded by the coding sequence ATGGCCAATAAGAGGAGTTCATCTTTTGGTGAGTTTCTTGACCAGATTGCAAAGACCTACAATGTTGAAGATTCTCTCGCTATAGGTAGGATTAAGGGTCAAGTTGCCAGTCAGTTAATGAGCTACAGAAAAGAAAGAGGTCTTTCGCAGAAACAGTTGGGTGAGCTGTTAGGTTTTAAGCAGCCATACGTATCAAATATTGAACGTGGAGAAGAGAATCTTAGCTTAGAAACTCTTGTCAAGATCTCTGCCTGTCTTAAAGGAAGACTAAATGTAGATCTTGGAATAACTGACAGAAAAACTAAGATAACAAAAGAGGTAATAAAATACGTTCCAATATATATTCCCGTAATTTCGGTGCAGAATAATGAAAGCTCTTTTTGCTGGAAACCGAGTGAGGCGGCATGA
- a CDS encoding protein-export chaperone SecB, translating to MNRVEQAILQMKRYLIKEFCFSYTPVQNEIVISIELGRETKIIEEDGKKNCLLELTLTAFGRADETDYLTIKASMEGVFECQETLEEKALEKMVAESGTSILLPVLRAAILSFTGQAGLTPPIVIPLMNPRFSSEAEKQ from the coding sequence ATGAATAGAGTGGAACAAGCTATACTTCAGATGAAAAGATATCTGATAAAGGAGTTTTGCTTCTCCTACACTCCAGTGCAAAATGAGATCGTGATATCTATTGAACTCGGTAGAGAGACAAAAATCATCGAAGAAGACGGTAAGAAGAACTGTCTTCTTGAGCTCACTCTAACAGCATTTGGTAGAGCCGATGAGACAGATTATCTTACGATAAAGGCAAGCATGGAGGGTGTCTTCGAATGCCAAGAAACCCTCGAAGAAAAGGCATTAGAAAAAATGGTTGCTGAGAGCGGTACTTCAATACTTCTGCCAGTACTACGCGCAGCTATTCTATCATTTACAGGGCAGGCAGGACTTACACCTCCAATTGTTATTCCGCTTATGAATCCACGTTTTTCTTCGGAAGCAGAAAAACAGTAA